A genomic window from Daphnia carinata strain CSIRO-1 chromosome 9, CSIRO_AGI_Dcar_HiC_V3, whole genome shotgun sequence includes:
- the LOC130688238 gene encoding sodium/potassium-transporting ATPase subunit alpha-B-like, which translates to MVKNASNTNDVDNLKQELDIDDHIIPIADLYIRHNVNPETGLSSQQAKANLERDGPNCLTPPKTTPEWVKFCKQLFGGFSLLLLSGAILCFIAYAIEYSKNPEVLGDNLYLGIVLATVVIITACFSYYQESKSSRIMESFKKLVPETALVIRDGQKQTVKAEEVCRGDIVEVKFGDRIPADIRIIEARQFKVDNSSLTGESEPQSRSPEFTHENPLETKNLAFFSTNAVEGTAKGIIIGIGDNTAMGRIAGLASGLSSGQTPIAKELEHFIHIITGVAVFLGISFFIIALTIGYNWLDAVIFLIGIIVANVPEGLLATVTVSLTLTAKRMASKNCLVKNLEAVETLGSTSTICSDKTGTLTQNRMTVAHMWFDGQIIEADTTEDQSGAQYDKTSSGWKALCRVACLCSRAEFKMGQENMPVLKREVNGDASEAALLKCVELATGDAISVRGRNKKVCEIPFNSSNKYQVSIHENEDENDGRYFMAMKGAPERILDLCSTIYINGQEKVLDNELKDAFNTAYMQLGGLGERVLGFCDFHLPLDQFPKGYKFDADEVNFPISGMRFVGLMSMIDPPRAAVPDAVAKCRSAGIKVIMVTGDHPITAKAIARSVGIISDQSETVEDIAKRLNIPVAEVNPRDAKAAVIHGGDLRNMTPAQLDDILYYHTEIVFARTSPQQKLIIVEGCQRGGAIVAVTGDGVNDSPALKKADIGIAMGIAGSDVSKQAADMILLDDNFASIVTGVEEGRLIFDNLKKSIAYTLTSNIPEIMPFLMYIVLDIPLPLGTITILCIDLGTDMVPAISLAYEGPESDIMTLRPRNPLTDKLVNDRMISKSYGQIGMMEASAGFFTYLVIMSENGFKPDLLLGLRKQWDSRHINDLEDSYGQEWTYDARKQLEYTCHTAFFVTVVMVQWVNLLMCKTRRNSLFQQGMHNHVLTFGLFFETAIACFLCYTPGMDKGLRMYPLKINWWGPALPFALLIFVYDEIRKLILRKNPGGWVERETYY; encoded by the exons ATGGTCAAAAAC GCATCGAACACAAACGATGTCGACAACTTGAAACAAGAACTGGACATTGACGATCACATAATTCCAATCGCTGATCTTTACATACGACACAATGTCAATCCGGAGACT GGTTTGTCGTCACAACAAGCCAAGGCCAACTTGGAACGCGACGGGCCCAATTGCCTTACTCCCCCCAAAACTACACCCGAATGGGTTAAGTTTTGCAAACAGCTTTTCGGTGGTTTCTCATTGCTCTTGTTGTCGGGTGCTATTCTCTGCTTTATCGCGTATGCAATCGAATACAGCAAAAATCCCGAAGTTCTCGGTGACAAT CTGTACCTCGGTATCGTCTTAGCGACGGTGGTAATCATCACTGCCTGCTTCTCTTATTACCAAGAAAGCAAAAGTTCAAGAATTATGGAATCCTTCAAAAAATTGGTTCCGGAAACTGCACTCGTCATCCGAGATGGCCAGAAGCAAACAGTGAAAGCGGAGGAAGTTTGCCGCGGCGATATCGTCGAAGTGAAATTCGGTGACCGAATTCCGGCCGATATTCGAATTATCGAAGCCCGCCAGTTCAAGGTGGACAACTCGTCTCTGACTGGTGAATCCGAACCTCAAAGCCGCTCTCCGGAGTTCACCCATGAGAATCCGCTCGAGACCAAGAACTTGGCTTTCTTCTCCACCAACGCCGTCGAAG GTACTGCCAAAGGTATTATTATCGGCATCGGTGACAATACAGCGATGGGTCGTATTGCTGGATTGGCCTCTGGCTTAAGCTCTGGACAAACTCCAATCGCCAAAGAGCTAGAGCATTTCATTCACATCATTACGGGTGTGGCCGTCTTTTTGggaatctctttttttatcattGCGCTCACGATTGGCTACAATTGGCTAGACGCCGTCATCTTTTTGATCGGTATTATCGTAGCCAACGTGCCCGAAGGTCTCCTTGCCACTGTCACTGTCTCATTGACACTCACCGCCAAGCGCATGGCCAGCAAGAACTGTTTGGTCAAGAACTTGGAGGCTGTCGAAACGCTCGGCTCGACGTCCACCATCTGCTCCGACAAGACTGGAACACTGACACAGAACCGAATGACTGTCGCTCACATGTGGTTTGACGGGCAAATCATCGAGGCCGACACGACTGAAGACCAGTCTG GTGCCCAATATGACAAAACAAGCTCCGGATGGAAAGCTCTATGTCGTGTCGCTTGCTTGTGCAGTCGTGCTGAATTCAAAATGGGTCAAGAAAACATGCCTGTTTTGAAACGTGAAGTCAATGGTGACGCTTCAGAAGCCGCCTTGCTTAAATGCGTCGAATTGGCTACGGGAGACGCCATAAGCGTTCGCGGCCGAAACAAGAAAGTCTGTGAAATTCCGTTCAATTCGTCCAACAAATATCAAGTGTCCAtccatgaaaatgaagatgaaaacGATGGCCGTTATTTTATGGCCATGAAAGGAGCCCCAGAGCGTATCCTCGATCTGTGCTCGACCATTTACATCAATGGACAAGAGAAAGTGTTGGACAATGAGTTGAAAGATGCTTTTAACACGGCTTACATGCAATTGGGAGGTCTTGGCGAGCGAGTCCTCGGCTTCTGCGATTTCCATCTACCACTGGATCAATTCCCGAAAGGCTACAAATTCGATGCCGATGAGGTCAATTTCCCAATCAGCGGAATGCGATTCGTTGGACTCATGTCCATGATTGATCCTCCACGTGCTGCTGTCCCCGATGCCGTAGCCAAATGCCGTTCGGCTGGTATTAAAG TTATCATGGTTACTGGTGATCACCCCATCACCGCCAAAGCCATCGCCCGTTCTGTTGGCATCATCTCGGATCAGAGCGAAACTGTCGAGGATATTGCGAAACGTTTGAACATTCCAGTCGCTGAAGTGAACCCGAGAGACGCCAAAGCAGCCGTCATTCACGGTGGTGACTTGCGTAACATGACTCCTGCCCAACTCGATGATATCCTTTATTATCACACGGAGATCGTCTTTGCCCGTACGTCCCCTCAACAGAAATTGATTATCGTTGAAGGCTGCCAACGTGGAGGAGCCATCGTAGCCGTTACCGGTGATGGCGTCAATGATTCACCTGCCCTGAAAAAAGCCGATATCG GTATCGCCATGGGTATCGCTGGATCTGACGTTTCCAAACAGGCAGCCGACATGATTTTGTTGGACGACAATTTTGCATCGATCGTTACGGGTGTCGAAGAAGGCCGTCTGATTTTtgacaatttgaaaaaatcaaTCGCTTACACGTTGACATCTAACATTCCTGAAATCATGCCATTCCTTATGTACATCGTCCTCGACATCCCTCTGCCTCTTGGCACTATCACCATCTTGTGTATCGATTTGGGTACCGACATG GTGCCAGCCATTTCACTTGCCTATGAAGGACCCGAATCGGACATCATGACCCTCCGTCCTCGCAATCCTTTGACAGATAAACTCGTGAACGATAG AATGATTTCAAAGTCTTACGGCCAAATTGGTATGATGGAAGCGTCGGCCGGATTCTTCACCTATCTTGTCATTATGTCTGAAAACGGATTCAAGCCCGACCTTCTTTTGGGCCTCCGTAAACAATGGGACTCCCGTCACATTAACGATCTTGAAGATTCTTACGGCCAGGAATGG ACTTACGATGCCCGTAAACAACTCGAGTACACCTGCCACACTGCCTTCTTCGTGACGGTCGTTATGGTGCAATGGGTCAATTTGCTCATGTGCAAAACCAGACGTAACTCTTTGTTCCAACAAGGCATGCACAATCACGTTCTTACGTTCGGCCTATTTTTCGAGACGGCCATTGCTTGCTTCCTCTGCTACACGCCCGGCATGGACAAGGGCCTTCGAATGTACCCGCTCAA